In one Colletotrichum destructivum chromosome 2, complete sequence genomic region, the following are encoded:
- a CDS encoding Putative RNA polymerase I specific transcription initiation factor RRN3, with amino-acid sequence MRPFTPISRHRSGPPPRTATPIKSILRQTSTVLGRRKADEIDFDAADPPSSPTKRRKVLINEMNNRVFEFGNRSMDEVNSEVRKALEEHLMGEDEDYDMLKEIFANDKQRYLPPVAGEDEDTLKPQELKGYVLALTSCVPLLKNKACNGLVRTVLQVSWLGRDEDFFKVYIQFLAALVSAQGSYLTHVLSMIVEKFSQSRLSEWTVADFPSVSRATMRERLHTGLQYILQMFPAATPVLRNLIDTKFPFDDDPKRMFVAYVNNLLRLKEYAGELDLEIVDVLLSRLVKIDVQMQTDLDDLDDDLTASVAYALGQSLGNDSWEGDEDASDEDSDDESVDSDDSDFDDKEEKIRVVKGNVEKLDAILDTLFEHYTPLFENPDSDQAWERYALLVQSFGKIVLPTYKSRHTQFLLFHFGQMSARLRDTFVGSLMHIFGSQNRPSFVRQAAATYLAGFMARGAHVPSDLVRTVFALLLKQMQIYRLKHDPDARGPDLRRHQIYYAQVQAALYMFCFRWRDLIVSTPEFVDRDDPASYLGHELEWMQGMREELSASVYCKMNPLKICAPAIVEEFATLAHKLGLMYIFPRVEENKRIRLSQFVSDTYGMGGALRDTGSGAQDEEAYQLDPYFPFDPYQLPVSKRWVQDDYVHYQAVPGLNMTADDDSDEDEEEHIPETDVEEDTATASEDEDDD; translated from the coding sequence aTGCGACCCTTTACACCCATTTCCAGACACCGGTCTGGTCCGCCACCGAGAACGGCGACGCCCATCAAAAGCATTCTGCGGCAAACGTCTACAGTCCTTGGCCGAAGGAAAGCCGACGAAATCGACTTTGATGCAGCCGACCCGCCTTCCAGCCCGACCAAAAGGCGGAAGGTCCTCATAAACGAAATGAACAACCGCGTCTTCGAATTCGGCAACCGGTCGATGGACGAAGTGAACTCGGAAGTCCGGAAAGCGCTGGAGGAGCATCTGAtgggggaggacgaggattACGACATGCTCAAGGAGATTTTCGCTAATGACAAGCAGCGGTACctgccgcccgtcgccggggaggacgaagacACCCTCAAACCCCAGGAGCTCAAGGGCTACGTGCTGGCGCTGACCAGCTGCGTCCCGCTGCTGAAGAACAAGGCCTGCAATGGTCTTGTGAGGACGGTGCTGCAGGTCTCATGGCTGGGTCGAGACGAGGACTTCTTCAAAGTGTACATCCAGTTCCTGGCCGCCCTGGTCAGCGCCCAGGGCTCCTACCTGACGCACGTGCTGTCCATGATCGTCGAGAAGTTCTCCCAGTCCAGACTTTCGGAATGGACCGTTGCCGACTTTCCTTCCGTCAGTCGTGCGACGATGCGTGAGCGGCTACACACCGGCCTGCAGTACATCCTTCAAATGTTCCCCGCCGCGACGCCCGTTCTCCGCAACCTGATCGACACCAAGTTCCcgttcgacgacgaccctAAGAGGATGTTTGTCGCTTACGTTAACAACCTCCTGAGGCTCAAGGAATACGCCGGGGAGTTGGATCTCGAGATCGTCGACGTGCTGCTGTCGCGGCTGGTCAAGATCGACGTGCAGATGCAGacggacctcgacgacctcgacgatgacctcACGGCGTCAGTTGCGTACGCGCTTGGACAGTCGCTAGGCAACGACTCTTGGgaaggcgacgaagacgctTCGGACGAGGACAGCGATGACGAGTCGGTCGACAGCGACGATTCAGAtttcgacgacaaggaggagaagatcCGGGTTGTCAAGGGCAACGTTGAGAAGCTggacgccatcctcgacacCCTGTTCGAACACTATACTCCTCTATTCGAGAACCCCGACTCGGACCAGGCGTGGGAACGGTACGCGTTGCTCGTGCAGTCTTTTGGAAAGATTGTGCTGCCGACATACAAGTCCCGCCATACCCAATTCCTACTCTTTCACTTTGGCCAGATGTCGGCGCGGCTCCGAGACACCTTTGTCGGCAGCCTGATGCACATATTCGGCTCGCAGAACCGACCAAGCTTTGTccggcaggcggcggcgacgtaCCTGGCCGGGTTCATGGCGAGAGGCGCCCACGTGCCGTCCGATCTGGTGCGCACAGTTTTCGCCCTTTTGCTCAAGCAGATGCAGATCTACCGCCTCAAGCACGACCCGGACGCCCGTGGACCGGATCTGAGACGGCACCAGATTTACTACGCGCAAGTGCAGGCTGCCCTTTACATGTTTTGCTTCCGGTGGCGCGACCTGATTGTATCCACGCCCGAGTTTGTCGACCGAGATGACCCCGCGTCCTACCTGGGCCACGAGCTGGAGTGGATGCAAGGGATGAGAGAAGAGCTCTCGGCGAGCGTCTACTGCAAGATGAACCCTCTCAAGATCTGCGCACCGGCAATTGTCGAAGAGTTTGCGACACTGGCGCACAAGCTCGGCCTAATGTATATCTTCCCGCGTGTGGAGGAGAATAAGCGGATCAGACTGTCGCAGTTCGTGTCGGACACATACGGCATGGGCGGCGCACTCAGAGATACGGGCTCCGGAGCacaggacgaggaggcgtACCAGCTCGACCCCTACTTTCCCTTTGACCCCTATCAGCTGCCCGTCAGCAAGCGGTGGGTGCAAGACGACTACGTGCACTACCAGGCTGTTCCGGGTCTCAACATgacggccgacgacgacagcgacgaggacgaggaggaacaCATCCCTGAGAcggatgtcgaggaagatacggccaccgccagcgaggacgaggatgacgactGA
- a CDS encoding Putative transcription factor, NFYB/HAP3, transcription factor CBF/NF-Y/archaeal histone, with product MSDSPQSPPKDVDQGVQSPEEEQMNEPQDPQSGGLTYEFEVKEQDRWLPIANVARIMKNALPENAKIAKEAKECMQECVSEFISFITSEASEKCHQEKRKTVNGEDILFAMTSLGFENYAEALKIYLSKYREQQSQSNRGEGAHRPGSSGYGANPPTGAGSFQAEPQNNVLGAQQGDGSADAQGYMYGAQTGHNGTGGADGYQ from the exons ATGTCGGACTCCCCCCAATCTCCTCCCAAGGATGTCGACCAAGGTGTACAATCACCGGAAGAGGAACAAATGAACGAGCCTCAAGACCCACAGTCCGGTGGACTCACCTATGAGTTCGAGGTCAAGGAGCAGGACCGCTGGTTGCCCATAGCCAATG TGGCCCGCATCATGAAGAACGCTCTCCCGGAAAACGCCAAaatcgccaaggaggccaaggagtgCATGCAAGAGTGTGTGAGCGAGTTCATCTCGTTCATCACGAGTGAAG CCTCGGAGAAGTGCCACCAGGAGAAGCGAAAGACGGTGAACGGAGAAGACATTCTATTCGCCATGACGTCTCTGGGATTCGAGAACTATGCAGAGGCCCTCAAGATCTACCTCTCTAAGTACCGGGAA CAGCAATCCCAATCGAACAGAGGTGAGGGAGCGCACCGCCCAGGCAGCAGTGGCTACGGCGCCAACCCTCCAACGGGAGCCGGAAGCTTCCAAGCCGAGCCTCAGAACAACGTCCTCGGAGCTCAGCAGGGAGACGGAAGTGCCGACGCTCAGGGTTACATGTACGGCGCGCAAACCGGTCACAACGGCactggcggcgccgacggctaCCAGTAG
- a CDS encoding Putative prefoldin beta, translating into MSAQVANQRKQQDLQTQYGIYKNTLQQIAQKIGDVEQEAEEHKLVLETLQPLSDDRKCFRLINGVLMEQTVKDVMPALTTNSEGLKKVLEDLVKQYKAKQEELEKWKKKNNVQVVQN; encoded by the exons ATGTCGGCCCAAGTAGCGAACCAGCGGAAACAGCAAG ATCTGCAAACGCAGTATGGCATTTACAAGAACACCTTGCAGCAGATTGCTCAGAAGatcggcgacgtcgagcaAGAAGCCGAGGAACACAA GCTCGTGCTGGAGACGTTGCAGCCGCTGTCGGATGATCGCAAGTGTTTCCGCCTGATTAACGGGGTACTGATGGAGCAGACGGTCAAGGACGTCATGCCTGCCCTAACGACAAACTCGGAAGGTCTGAAGAAGGTCCTTGAGGATCTCGTCAAGCAGTACAAGGCCAAGCAGGAAGAGTTGGAGAAATGGAAG aagaagaacaatGTCCAAGTCGTCCAGAACTAA
- a CDS encoding Putative cytochrome c oxidase biogenesis protein Cmc1: protein MHPHLHTKDNFECEDIMVALEECHAKGFLFKSLGGCNGAKDKVSECLRGARARRTEANRAAARAKREERENRIKEINKSLGLD, encoded by the exons ATGCATCCCCATCTGCACACCAAGGACAACTTCG AGTGCGAAGACATCATGGTCGCCCTCGAAGAGTGCCACGCCAAGGGCTTCCTCTTCAAGTCCCTCGGCGGGTGCAACGGCGCAAAGGACAAGGTCAGCGAGTGCCTCcgcggcgcgcgcgcgaggcGCACTGAGGCGAACAGggccgccgcgagggcgaagCGCGAGGAGCGGGAGAACCGGATAAAGGAGATTAACAAGTCGCTCGGCCTTGACTAA
- a CDS encoding Putative TMEM14 family protein has protein sequence MSSDLSIPSFVLGALTAGGGIAGYARTGSLPSIIAGVSVGLLYGLGGYRIQNRESFGVELSLLASAVLGGSSIPRAIRLRKPVPILLSVLSVFGLFTFGSEFRRTL, from the exons ATG TCTTCAGACCTGTCCATCCCCTCCTTCGTCCTGGGCGCATTGactgccggcggcggcatcgccggctACGCCCGTACTGGCTCCCTGCCGTCCATCATTGCTGGCGTCAGCGTCGGTCTTCTTT acggcctcggcggctaCCGCATCCAGAACCGCGAGTCtttcggcgtcgagctcagtctcctcgcctcggccgtcctTGGTGGCTCCTCTATCCCCCGCGCCATCCGCCTCCGCAAGCCCGTGCCCATCCTGCTCAGCGTCCTGTCCGTCTTTGGCCTGTTCACCTTTGGCAGCGAGTTCCGTCGCACCTTGTAA
- a CDS encoding Putative GRASP-type PDZ domain, PDZ superfamily protein, which yields MFNALNRFMSRLDGQQPTHQNNNQGSFGFQVLRNTNLELNIEPWFDFIIGINGRPIDNPDPRLFAQEVRNCAGGTLSLGLWSAKGQRTRELHAQVPHDTASLGLSLQWTPLAVAANIWHVLDVAANSPADGAGLLPYGDYILGSPEGALHGEGGLSELVEDHIGRPLRLYVYNNEYDVTREVTIQPSREWGGEGALGCVLGYGALHRLPAPLNEPVHAPGEMMFDGEKDPAAALYGASAVGAGGLGSDTHQQDLFVPAAAAGVGAGPLPSGGDFLVPAQMVDASGAPPPPPPAGTATTRKKKERHHGGNNFMDDYFKEEEKKSREADNAPSGRGTPVAPPPKTGGPPPPPRAGSAGPPKEEQQAAAPEAE from the exons ATGTTCAACGCGCTGAACCGCTTCATGTCCCGCCTGGACGGGCAGCAACCGACCCATCAGAACAACAACCAGGGGTCCTTCGGCTTCCAGGTCCTGCGGAACACCAACCTCGAACTTAACATCGAACCGTGGTTCgacttcatcatcggcatcaacggCCGTCCTATC GACAACCCTGACCCTCGCCTCTTCGCCCAGGAAGTCCGCAACTGCGCGGGTGGCACGCTCTCCCTCGGGCTCTGGTCCGCAAAGGGCCAGCGCACGCGCGAGCTGCACGCCCAGGTGCCCCACGACACGGCCTCGCTCGGCCTCTCGCTGCAGTGGACACCgctcgctgtcgccgccaacatctggcatgtcctcgacgtcgccgccaactcccccgccgacggcgccggccttctGCCGTACGGTGACTACATCCTCGGCAGCCCCGAAGGCGCCTTGcacggcgagggcgggctcagcgagctcgtcgaggaccaCATCGGCCGGCCGCTGCGGCTGTACGTCTACAACAACGAGTACGACGTTACGCGCGAGGTGACGATCCAGCCTAGCCGCGAGtggggcggcgagggcgccctCGGCTGCGTACTGGGGTACGGCGCGCTGCACCGcctgccggcgccgctgaACGAGCCGGTACATGCGCCGGGGGAGATGATGTttgacggcgagaaggacccggccgccgcgcttTATGGGGCTTCTGCTGTTGGTGCCGGTGGCTTGGGGAGCGATACGCATCAACAGGACCTGTTCGTGccggctgccgctgccggtgtAGGCGCGGGCCCGCTGCCGTCAGGGGGCGACTTTTTGGTGCCCGCGCAGATGGTCGACGCGAGCGgggccccgccgccgccaccgccggcgggtacggcgacgacgaggaagaagaaggagaggcaTCACGGTGGGAACAACTTCATGGACGACTATttcaaggaggaggagaagaagagcagggAGGCCGACAACGCGCCGAGCGGGAGGGGGACGCCGGTCGCGCCGCCTCCGAAGACGGGaggtccgccgccgccgccgagggcagGGTCGGCGGGGCCACCgaaggaggagcagcaggctgCCGCTCCGGAAGCCGAGTGA
- a CDS encoding Putative RNA cap guanine-N2 methyltransferase: MKAATRLPLTDECHHYKSKAEVPWDLQKYFSQRYSIFSWYDEGVRLTDDAWFGVTPEPLANKVADEMYHTDASKRVLIDMFGGAGGNTIAFALSARWDRVISVERDAATLACAQHNAELYEVGEYITWIHGDCFEYLAKLRDAPDDLAEELRVDMAETVVFASPPWGGPGYSTAEIFDLSQMEPYTLQQLHDACKPMDHALYLPRTSDLRQIAKLAPEGEKLEVVQYCMEGASKAMVAFIPGTLSPPTLKSQ, from the exons ATGAAGGCCGCTACCAGACTCCCCCTGACGGATGAGTGCCACCACTACAAATCCAAGGCAGAAGTGCCTTGGGACCTTCAAAA ATACTTCTCTCAGCGCTATTCCATCTTCTCCTGGTACGACGAGGGCGTTCGCCTCACCGACGACGCCTGGTTCGGCGTGACGCCGGAACCCCTCGCCaacaaggtcgccgacgagatgtATCACACTGACGCCTCCAAGCGCGTCCTCATTGACATGttcggcggcgctggcggcaacaccatcgccttcgccctctcAGCCCGCTGGGATCGCGTCATCTCCGTCGAGCGCGACGCTGCTACCCTCGCCTGCGCCCAGCACAACGCCGAGCTGTACGAGGTCGGCGAGTACATCACTTGGATCCACGGCGACTGCTTTGAGTACCTCGCCAAGCTTCGCGACGCCCCCGACGAcctggcggaggagctgagggtcgacatggccgagACCGTTGTCTTCGCATCTCCGCCCTGGGGCGGGCCCGGCTACAGCACCGCCGAGATCTTTGACCTTAGCCAGATGGAGCCGTATACCTTGCAGCAGCTGCACGACGCGTGTAAGCCCATGGACCACGCGCTGTATCTGCCCAGGACAAGCGACCTGAGACAGATTGCAAAACTAGCCCCGGAAGgggagaagctcgaggtAGTGCAGTACTGCATGGAGGGCGCAAGCAAGGCCATGGTGGCATTTATACCAGGGACGCTAAGTCCACCAACGCTGAAGTCTCaataa